A single Homalodisca vitripennis isolate AUS2020 unplaced genomic scaffold, UT_GWSS_2.1 ScUCBcl_1441;HRSCAF=5073, whole genome shotgun sequence DNA region contains:
- the LOC124371456 gene encoding HORMA domain-containing protein 1-like, producing the protein MPCSAQSLKNKQKTEVQEFVLENPNISVQKSVDFMKQIVGVAVSTVSYIRNIFPPSAFKTIKISGQKIWLLKGNSDIPATFTLINWIKSAFEAVRENILKKMVFVIQEQDGHETLEVYTFNFSYNFEAISCHILNGNTGQEMTLESKTVPDNIMSAIHLLLRRLIVITENLQPLPNNSELSMRLEFCENVPASYKLPEHFIPVESLSINFPVEAYTIKLGKVESKFTGIALSTKSVLNQDEENKIDSEAEDEVVLPSQELDYNSPFVKASARNCTEESVIEIETRTLSETLSSTCLREKEISCICDCNNESSAVIKCSSCFKFQHKACYKLLNDQEIPHHICVNCHEPDNSEKSCTHPDLVYNENRKFEALYRRALILCLNSVRVSSNTFVSTLNFPRQVAQKILNQLDSDGFLCSPTGKRGNVRTIKIEYLKDKAFTKYFPVHNEESMDEEYTVGPAKRLKYASINRGLCIV; encoded by the exons ACTGAGGTACAAGAATTTGTGTTAGAAAACCCTAACATATCAGTGCAGAAGTCTGTTGACTTCATGAAGCAGATCGTAGGAGTTGCTGTTTCCACTGTTTCATACATAAGAAACATCTTTCCACCATCAgcgtttaaaacaataaaaataagtgGACAGAAGATTTGGCTCCTGAAGGGAAATAGTGATATCCCTGCAACATTCACATTGATCAACTGGATTAAGAGTGCATTTGAGGCAGTTCGAGAAAATATT TTGAAGAAGATGGTTTTTGTCATACAAGAACAAGATGGACATGAAACTTTGGAAGTTTACACTTTCAATTTTTCTTATAACTTTGAAGCAATCAGTTGCCATATTTTGAATGGAAATACTGGACAGGAAAT GACACTTGAAAGCAAGACTGTACCTGATAACATTATGTCTGCAATACATTTGTTATTGCGTAGATTGATTGTGATAACAGAAAACTTACAACCTCTTCCCAATAATTCTGAACTAAGCATGCGGCTTGAGTTCTGTGAAAATG TGCCTGCCAGCTACAAATTGCCAGAGCACTTCATACCAGTGGAATCTCTTTCTATAAACTTTCCAGTTGAAGCTTACACCATCAAATTGGGAAAggtcgagtctaaattcacaggAATTGCTCTGTCAACAAAGTCAGTTCTGAACCAG GATGAGGAGAATAAGATTGACAGTGAAGCTGAGGATGAAGTGGTCCTACCATCCCAAGAACTTGACTACAACTCTCCATTTGTTAAAGCCTCCGCAAGGAATTGTACTGAGGAGAGTG TGATAGAAATTGAGACCAGGACCTTGTCAGAGACGTTGTCCTCAACCTGTCTGAGAGAGAAGGAGATTAGCTGCATTTGTGATTGTAACAATGAATCGAGTGCTGTTATCAAGTGCtcttcttgttttaaatttcagcACAAG GCATGTTATAAATTACTGAATGACCAGGAGATACCACATCACATCTGTGTCAATTGTCATGAGCCCGACAACTCAGAAAAATCATGCACACATCCAGATCTTGTTTATAATGAGAATCgaaag tttGAAGCTTTGTATAGAAGAGCATTGATTCTGTGCTTGAACTCAGTTAGAGTATCATCAAACACTTTTGTAAGTACACTCAACTTCCCTCGACAAGTTGCTCAGAAGATACTCAACCAGCTTGACTCTGATGGGTTTCTCTGCTCCCCTACTGGCAAGAGAGG CAATGTCCGAACTATTAAAATCGAATACTTGAAGGACAAAGCATTCACTAAGTATTTTCCTGTCCATAATGAGGAATCTATG GATGAAGAATATACAGTGGGTCCAGCAAAACGTTTGAAGTATGCTTCCATCAACAGAGGATTATGCATTGTCTAG